GAGAAGAAAATATACAAAAAGAAGTCGAAAAAGTAATAAAGTTTTTAAATAATGAAGAAATTCCATCATTAATAAAAATTTCAATAATACATTTTTTTGTTGAATATATTCATCCGTTCTATGATGGGAATGGCCGTTTTGGAAGATACTTATTATCAATGAATTTAGCTAAATACGTAGGAAAGTACACAGCTTTATCAATTTCATATATAATTGCACAAAACAAAATGAAGTATTATAAATCATTTAAAGAAGTCGAAAGTAAATATAATTTAGGAGAGATAACTTTTTTTGTTGAAAATATTTTGGAAAATATAATCGAAGGGCAAAATTCAATTTTGGAGTTAGTAGAAAAAACAATTGAAAAAGCAGAGTACATGAATAAAATTTGTAAAGAGATAGAAGAAGAAAGAAAAGATTTGAAAGAAATAGAAATACAAATACTGTATATCTATATTCAAGATTATCTATTCAACGGATTCGAAAAAATAAAAAATAAAGATATAGCAAAAATACCAAACTTGAACAAAACCCAACAAACGATAAACAAATATACAAAAAAATTAGAAGAAAAAGGATTTGTAAAAAAAGTTTCTGAACGACCTTTAAGATATGAAATAGAAAATCGGTTAGCAGAAAAATTTTAAAAATAAAAAATAAATTCACAGTTATTAATTTAGCTGTGATTTTTTTATGGAGGGAAAATGGATGAGAATGCATTGGAAAGAATAAAAATCAGATTATTAAGTGGAATTGAAATAAACGATAGCGATTTCAACTTTATGAAGTTGAACGCTAATCTGTTTAAGAATATTAAATTTAAAAAGAAAAGAAAGGCTAAAAAGAAATGGCAAATGCTGAAATCTCGAATCAGGAAATAATAATAACATTGCCTGTGGAAAAAGTTTATCCAGAAATAAAAGAGAAATTAGAGGAACGCTTAAATCATTATCCAATCAAGGTTATTCCTGTGAAGAAATTATCACAAGCACAAAATGGACTTATACACGTGTTATTAAAGCAGTTTGGAGACGAGATTGGATATACTTTAATAGAGATTAAGGAACTGATGAAAGAGCAGTTTGCAATAGCGACAGATAGACTGGACTTTTCCACAGCAAAATGTGATATGGAAACGGCAAACGAATTCATTTCTTTCATCATAGAGCAGGCATTGGAACTTGGAATAAATTTATATATTCTAGGCAGGCACGATAAAAGATATAAACATATATTGGAAATTGACAATATAACACAAAGATATGTGATTGCTTGCTTGAGAAAAAGAGTTTGCTGTATCTGCGGAAAAGGGCATAATGAGTGCAGCACAATAGAACTGCATCATTGGAACTCGGTAGCAAACATAGGCGGATACGAAAATTGCGATGGGTTAAAAACACCATTTATGAGTTTGTGTGCTAAACATCATCAGGAATTTCACGCAACAGGCAAGGAAACATTTAAGAACAAATATTATATTGAAGGGGTGTGGTTAAATGTGGAACTTGTGAAAGAGTTGAAAAAGATTTACAAAAATCATTTTAAGGCGTTTAAGGAGAAATAAAATGGCAGAATTAAAAGAAGGTATTTTGAAACTTTTAAAGAACTATGGAATGACCGACAACAAAGCAGAAGAATACTACAAAAAGCAGGTTAAAGAAATAAAGAAAGTTGTTGTAAAGGAACACGTGGAACAGTTAAAGCAGGAGTGTGTAGATGTGCTGGACGAAATAAATAGGACTGGGGAAATTCCTGGACTTGTATTTTAAAGTTCAGTCGCAGAAAGTCGTTTTGGCTGTAATAACAGCTCGAAATGTAGTATTTATAAGGAAAAATGACAGTCGTGAAAAGTCGTTTTATTAGAGAAAGGTTAGGAGGAGAAATGAAAATAGCAATATTGTTATTATTATTAGTACCAATTTTATTTTGGATTACATTTATTTGGTCAATATTTGAAAATGCAGTAGAAAGAATGAAGAATTATAATCTGCTCGGAATGTTAGCAAGTTTAGGTTTTGGGATACTTATGGCTTACGGATTGTATGAGTTTTTATTGAAAATAATAGATCCAGGATAAATTTATTGGTGTTAGAAAAAAAACGGAAACAGGAGAAAGTATGAAAAATAAGGATAGAATGCAGTTTAATTTAAAAAACTGGAGAAAATTAAATTGGAGTTTATGGAACAGGGAAGATGAAAATAAAGCAAGTTTTGAAAAAATATTGAATAAAGACAAGTATAAAAAGAAATAGGAGGATTTGAAAATGTCAAAAAAAATAATGAGGATAGTGTTTTGCTTTATAATTACATTTATAGGTGTTGTGCAAATTGAACAAACTAAAGATTTTTTAGATCTAGCTAAATTAGTTGTGAGTTTTGCATTTGGTATGTGGGTATCGAAATGGATTTAAAATAATTTGAGAAAGGGGATTAAAATGAAAAAATTATTATTAGCAGGACTTTTAACAACAACTATAAGTTGCAGTACATATTATGAAAAGTTTCAACAAGAGTGCAGGCAATATAAAGTTATAAAAAAGTTAAAATCTAAAACAAGTAAAAAGATATATCTGAAATTTGAAAATGGCATTATATATGAGGTATCGCCAATAATGAAGTATGAGGACATAGAAGAGAATCACAAGTTGAAGAAATGTGAATTTTAGAAAATAAATTTAAAAATTAGGACAATGACAGTTGAATATTTTTGGTTTTGAGGTATAATATTATTATAAAAATCTTAGGAGGAATTTATGGATAGTAGAATTTTAATTGAAAATCTAAATTTTTATGAGGTGATAATATGATATTTATAAGTCATAATCATAAAGATAAGAAAATTATTGAACCTTTTGCAAACCGTCTTTCTGATGTATATGGAAAAGATAATGTGTTTTATGATAGCTGGTCTATCCAACCTGGAGACGGTATAATTGATAAAATGAATAAAGGATTATCATCAATTAATTATTTTTTCTTTTTTGTGTCTGATAATAGTTTGAAAAGTGATATGGTTAAACTTGAATGGCAAAATGCTTTAATTACTTCATTAAGTGATGACATAAAATTTATTCCAGTCAGATTGGATCAAAGCGAAATGCCAGCAATATTAAAACAGATATTATATTTAGATGTTTTTTCAAATGGATTTGAAACTGTATTGAGACAGATGATTGATGTGATTGACGGGAATAATACTTATCATGGGGAAAAACGAACATACGAAAATGTAAATTCAAAAATCAAGGTATTAAATAAGAATGAAATTGAAATTGAAATTTTTGCAACTACATATATGGAACCAATTGGTAAATATATTATTTTGACATTAAATGAAGAAGAAGAATTAAAAGTAGAATGTCCTAAGGAAGCAATGTTTGGAAATGGTTTTTTAAAAGGGCTAGAAATAGAAAGAAATCTTGCGAAAGAAACAGTAAACGGCGTAATTATATCATTACATAGACCATTAACTCCTGGATTTCCGTTGAGAATAATAATTAAATCTGACACAGAAATAATTTTTAGAGGAATTATGAAAGCAATATCTGAAGAAAAAATTGTAGGTATTCCAACAGAAGTAATTTAAAAAGAATAAATATATAACGAAAGACCATTTTTGGTCTTTTTATTATTAACTTAAAATGGAAAGGAAAACAAAACTAAATGAACGAAAAAGATATAGACAGAATAGCAGATAAAATAATAGAAAGAATGAAAACTGACAAGGAAATAAAAACAGAAAAACAACTAACACCATTTCAAAAGACCGAAAAATTATTATCCGAATTATCGTTACTGAAAGGTGCTATTGATTCTAAAAATATGCTTATAGAGGATTTGAAGAAAGAGGGAATATCAATTCAGAAAAAGAAAACAGAAGTTAATGTGCAGGCTAGTAAAGTATATTTATCCGAACTGGAAAAGGTTGAAAACAAAATAGAGAAATTAGAGGAAGAGATTGCAAGAATAGAAAATGTGGTTAATATGGTTGAAAGAGCATTAGATACAATCAGGAATAATAAGTATTACGATATAATAGAAATGAAGTATTTCGATGAATTAACATTTGAGCATATATCTGAGAAATTAAATATAAGCGTTATAACTGCGAAAAGATATAAAAATAAAATGATTAGACAGTTGCAATTAGTTATATTTTCAGATGATGTAATAAAAAATATATTAAATTGAAAAATGATACTTTTTTGATATTGTATATAATTTTTAATATGTTATAATATGTGAAGATGTAAGAGTATGAGTTGAGTACTTGTTATTGAATCCTTGATTTTATATAAGCATAAGGCAGTTTAAAGGCTGTCTTTTTTTTTACAGAAGGAGGTGGTAGCATTGAAATTAAATGCAAGGCAGAAGTCTTTTTGCGAGTTTTATGTAGCTAGTGGAAATGCTACTGAATCCGCAATAAAGGCTGGGTATAAAGAAAAGTATGCAAGACAAAATGCACCAAAATTACTACAAAATACTACGTTATCAAAATACATAAAAGAATTACAGGAAAAAACAAAAACAAGCAGAATAATGACAGCGATTGAGAGACGAGAGTTTTTAACAGAAGTTATTAAAAATGGAAATGAAAAGGTACAGGATAGATTAAAGGCATTAGATATTTTAAATAAAATGGATGGTGAATATATTGAAAAAATGCAATTGTCTGGGCAAGTGAATACCAATCCGCTTTCAGGGCTTACTACTGAGGAGTTAAGAACATTAGCTGGTGGTAAGAATGGATAAAATGGAAATGATAAGGCTGGAAGCTGTTAAGGAATTATCTCGTAGAAATTTATTGGATTTTCTTATTTTCGACGGAAACGGAAGATATAAGAATGCAAGGCACATACAATTTTTGACGGATAAAGCACAGCAATTTGTAGAAGATGTCAAGGATGGCAAAAGTCCACGATTATTTGTTAGTATGCCGCCACGACATTCAAAATCTGAAACTATGACAAAGAAATATCCAGCTTGGGTAATTGGAAATAATCCTGATTTTGAAATTATAATCGCAAGTTACTCAATGGATTTAGCAAGGGACTTTGGGAAAATAGCTAGAGATACTTATAGAGAACACAGTAAAAGCGGGACAGGGATTTTTAACTCTATTATAGATAGAGATAAAAGTGCTGGGGATAACTGGGGAATTTTGGAACATAGAGGAGCAGTTGTAAGTACAGGAGTGGGTGGAAGTGCAACAGGTAAAGGAGCACATATTGCAATAATAGATGATCCGTTTAAAAACAGGGAAGACGCAAATAGCAGATTACAGCGTGATAAAGTTTGGGCTTGGTATCAATCAACTATTCGTACAAGGTTAGCACCTGGAGGTGGAATAATAATAATTCAGACTAGATGGCATGAAGATGATTTGGTTGGCAGAATAGTCAAGGAAATGGAAAATGGTACTGGGGAAACTTTTGAAAGTATTGTGTTGCCAGCCATAGCAGAAGAAAATGATATTCTCGGAAGAAAAGTAGGTGAGCCATTGTGGGAAGAACGATATGGAATTGATGAACTGGAAAATATAAAAAAGGCAATAGGAAGTCGTGAATTTTCAGCATTGTATCAGCAAAAGCCACAAGTTGAGGATGGTGGATTATTTAAGCGTCAATATTTCAAATATTTTGATGTAAAAAATGATTTTATTATAGCTGATAATAAAAATGTTAATATCAAAGACTGTTTTTATTTTCAAACGATAGATACAGCAATGAGTACACATAAAAACAATGATTTTACGGCAATAGCAACCTTTATTTGTGATAGGGAATGGAATTTATATTTAGTTGATTTAATGCTTGAAAGATTAGAAGTACCAGACCAATGGAATGTAATTAAGCAGTATAGGCATAAATATAATTTACGATTCCAATCAATAGAGAGTAAGAGCAGCGGTATAGGAATAATGCAACAGGCAAAACGTGAAGGTATGCCATTAAAAGAATTAAAGGCAGATACAGACAAAATGACTAGAGCATTAAACATTTCAGTTATGTTTGAAAATGGCAAAGTATTTTTTAACAAAAAGTTGGAAAAATTATTAGAACTTGAAGAACAGTTGTTAAAATTTCCGAATGCTGTACACGATGACGCTGTTGATGTATGCAGTTATGCTGGAATTGTTATAAATGATTTAATACAAAATTCAAAAAGGTATATTAGAAAATTTATAAGCGTGTAGAAAGGAGGAAACGTGAGTATCAGGGAAAATGTAGTAAGTGCATTAGTAAAAGAAATAATATCATTAGGTTCAATATCAAGTGGAGAACAGAACATTGATGATAAATTATTGGAACAGATGTTAAAGGATATGGATATTGCTCAGGCATTACAGCTTATGACACAGACAGTTACATCTAAAGAATGGAAAATTGAAACAGATGTACCAGAATATGTGGAAGTTGCTGAGAACATTCAACGACGTTTGAATAATCTTAATATATCAAAGTTATTGGAAAATATTTTGAGAGCCGAAATATATAAGAAGTCAATATTTGAAATAATATACGATAAGGATAGTTCAGGTAATACGATAATTAAAGATTTAATATTGTTGCCAAACAAATACATAAAGTATGATAAAGATAGTGGTTGGGTTGTTAAAACTCGTGATAGCGAAATTGCAATTGCGAGTGAACCTAGCCGTTTTTTAGTTTGCGTTAATGAAGAGCGGTTAGATAATTTGCAAGGGAGCACGGATTTGTTGCCACTTGTTCCTGTATTTACAGCTAAAGAAAGGCTGGAATCGAAATTAAATGCAATTATTGAAAAATATGGAGATATAATTACAGTATTTGCTTATGAGCCATCCGCGGAAACAGATCCACCAGAAGTTGTTAAGGCAAGACAAAAAGATGTGGAAGCACAGGCTAAGGATTTAAAGGCTGCAAAAGGTAAGGATGTGCTGGCTGTTCCAAGTGCTGGAGAAAAATCATTGGACGATTTTATAAAATTCATAAAACTGGACGATTTGAAGCCTGAAATTTACCAGGAACTGTTAAACGAAAAAGCGAAATCGGTGCAAAGATATTTACTTGGAAGTACGCTTGTTGTTGGAGTGGATGGAAATAGTGGAAACAGAGCATTGGGTGAAGTTCATAAGGAGCAACAGAATTATAAGATAGAATCCAAAGTTAAAAAAATTAGGGACTGGATTCAAAAGTTAATAGAGATAGATGCACGGCTTTATGGATATGATTCAGGGAACTTTTACTTTAAATTTGTGGAGGAAATAAATGAAACAGAAACTCTTGAACTGGAAGATAAAAGAACGAAAACTATATCAGAAAAAGTAAATTATATAGTGAAAATATCTGAAAGTGGTTATGCCTTTACAAAAACCAAAATAGCTGAGATATTAGGTGTCAAGGAAGCTGATTTAATAGAAGTTGAAAAAGAAAGTGGCAATTTAGAATTTTCCAAGCCTAAAAAAAAACTAAATATCAATAAAATAAATAAAAAGCGTGAACTGATAGAAAAGAATCAAGCACGATTTGATAAATTTATTGATAACAATTTTAAGAAATGGCAAAAAAATGTATTAAAAGCTATTCGTGAAAAGATAGAAAAGGCAAATGATATTTCTGATTTATATGATTTGGAGTTTGATTATGATAATACACTAGAAGATATGTTGTTAATATCAATGCTGCAAGGATTTGATAACGCTGTTATGATTGATAATAAAATTGTGGAATTTTCAAATACTAGAACTACAACAAGAAATGCAGCACTTGATAATTTCTTGAAAAAACATCCTGCTTTGTATAATGATATCGAGAACGAAATGGAGTATGCACGACAAAAATACTTTTGGATTAAAAAAGTCACAGATGTAAATGTTACTGAAAAGATTTTTAAACAAATGTCAAATACTCTTGAAAATGGTGGAACGTTTAAAGAGTGGAAAAAAGACGTGGATAACATTTTATCTCAGAGTGGGTTAACATTAAATGAGGGATATTTGAAAACAGTATTCAGAACTAACATGAATCACGCTTACAATGTGGGAATATATATGAAAATGGATAAATACAAGGAACGTTATCCATATTATCAATATTGTGGAACATTGGACGGCAGAGAACAGGAACATACAAGGGAGCTGAATGGAAAAATATTTAAGATAGGAACACCTGAAGCTGATAAATATTTTCCACCAAACGGATTTAACTGTAGGTGCTACACAGTATCTTTGACAGCGGATGAGGTAAATCCTGATGAAGTTGTAGGTAACGGAGATATTGACCAAGATGTAGGAAGTTTTGCTGGTAATATTGGAAATGATGAGTACATAGCAACGCTTGAAAAGAATTATAAACAAAAAGTAGATACATTTGCCGATAAATATGATATTCCTGATTTTGTACTTACTAAACCATTGAAAAAAGATGGCAACAGTAGTATAATTGATACAATAAAAACAGTAAAAGAAGCAAATAATTATGCTGAAAAAGTATTAGGAGTTAAAGCTGATTATACAGGTATTGATGTACGTTGTGCTAATGAGTGGAATCGTGGGCTTGCAGCTATGAAAAATAAATATCCAGAAGTTGCAGAGCAAATTAAATTCGTTGGAAGTATGCAAAAGAGAAATGAATTATTGAAAGCAGAATTAAAAAATTATGCTAAGAATAATAAATTGGCAAAAGGAACTAAAGAATTGCTTGATTATGTTTTAGGCAAATTGAATATAAAAAGTAATCGAACAGCGGAATCTTTTCATGTTACTAGATTAGGAAACAATCCAGATGAGAACGAAATTATAAAAATAGTAAACAAGTATGCTGGAATATCATTGAACTCAAACTATTATAATAATTATGATAATGTTATTGCTGAAAGAAAAAGACAAGTAACTAACGGATGGAAACCTGTTGGCTGTGATACGATGAAATCTATTTTTGATCATGAGTTTGGGCATCAAATTGATAAATTACTGGGTATTTCTAAATCCAAAGATGTAAAAGAATATTTTGAAACCAATAAAACAGTAATATCAAAAAATCTTTCCAAATATGCGACTGTAAAAGTTGAGGAGTTTATAGCTGAAGCATGGAGTGAATATAAAAATAATCCAAAACCACGAGAAATTTCAAGAAAAGTAGGTAGATTTATAGAAAGGTCGTGGAAAGAATGGCAAAAGAAAAATTTATAAAGGATTTGGAAGAGGCTTTAAAGAGAGCTGAAGAGCGAGGTTTTGAGCCAGAAGAAACTCAGGAAGAAAGAAATGCGAGATTTGATAAAATGACACCAAAAGAGAAAGCGGAAGCAATAATTGCTGAAGTATTTGAGTTTAGTGGTGAGGGATTTTTAACAGAGGAAGAAGAGAAAGAGTGCACATACGAATAATGATAAAAATTAATCACAGGAGATAAAATTTCTGTGATTTTTTTATGAAAGGAATTATTATGAGAATTAGCATAACAACCAATCTTGATAGTGTAAGTACAAGTTTTAAGGGAAAATTGAGGAGTATTAATAAAGAAGAAATGCTTGATGAAGTGGCGTTCTATATGGAAAACGAAATGCGGAAAAGATTTGATACTGGAACAGATTATCAAGGCAATGCTTGGGCTCCTTTGAAATTGAGAAAAGGTAAGCCACTTAGTGATACTGGAATGCTTAAAGGTTCATTGGGAGTGGCTGAAATAAAAGGGAATACGGTTTCAGTATTTACTAATGCCAAGTATGCAAAAATACAGGATAATGGTGGAGTGATAACACCTAAAAGTGCTAAAGTTTTGCATTTTAAAGTTGGCGGAACAGATTATTTTGCTAAGTCTGTTACTATTCCTAAGCGTCAGTTTAGTGGTGTAAGTGATAAAAATAGAGAGGACTTAGTAAAAATTCTTAATGATTATTTCGTTAATAAGAAATTATTTTTGTAATTATGTATATAAATTTAAAGTTCGGTTAATAG
The DNA window shown above is from Leptotrichia wadei and carries:
- a CDS encoding Fic family protein; this encodes MNKKYENLEKIYYKGKNIDKEYEKRTKSSSTIVTDLMIYSEYKKQQVPLFFKVLPKHFKLQEEIGKKSKKIELKFQKLTTLMADYTVNKLFVNEILYTNKVEGIHSSKKAIYSELQNKKNEKKYNKKEKLVGIVKKYENILKNKEEKIENKEDFRKIYDKLFIDFLDNDNYKLDGEIFRKDGVDVKNDTMEVIHRGILGEENIQKEVEKVIKFLNNEEIPSLIKISIIHFFVEYIHPFYDGNGRFGRYLLSMNLAKYVGKYTALSISYIIAQNKMKYYKSFKEVESKYNLGEITFFVENILENIIEGQNSILELVEKTIEKAEYMNKICKEIEEERKDLKEIEIQILYIYIQDYLFNGFEKIKNKDIAKIPNLNKTQQTINKYTKKLEEKGFVKKVSERPLRYEIENRLAEKF
- a CDS encoding putative HNHc nuclease — translated: MANAEISNQEIIITLPVEKVYPEIKEKLEERLNHYPIKVIPVKKLSQAQNGLIHVLLKQFGDEIGYTLIEIKELMKEQFAIATDRLDFSTAKCDMETANEFISFIIEQALELGINLYILGRHDKRYKHILEIDNITQRYVIACLRKRVCCICGKGHNECSTIELHHWNSVANIGGYENCDGLKTPFMSLCAKHHQEFHATGKETFKNKYYIEGVWLNVELVKELKKIYKNHFKAFKEK
- a CDS encoding toll/interleukin-1 receptor domain-containing protein; its protein translation is MIFISHNHKDKKIIEPFANRLSDVYGKDNVFYDSWSIQPGDGIIDKMNKGLSSINYFFFFVSDNSLKSDMVKLEWQNALITSLSDDIKFIPVRLDQSEMPAILKQILYLDVFSNGFETVLRQMIDVIDGNNTYHGEKRTYENVNSKIKVLNKNEIEIEIFATTYMEPIGKYIILTLNEEEELKVECPKEAMFGNGFLKGLEIERNLAKETVNGVIISLHRPLTPGFPLRIIIKSDTEIIFRGIMKAISEEKIVGIPTEVI
- a CDS encoding sigma-70 family RNA polymerase sigma factor, whose protein sequence is MNEKDIDRIADKIIERMKTDKEIKTEKQLTPFQKTEKLLSELSLLKGAIDSKNMLIEDLKKEGISIQKKKTEVNVQASKVYLSELEKVENKIEKLEEEIARIENVVNMVERALDTIRNNKYYDIIEMKYFDELTFEHISEKLNISVITAKRYKNKMIRQLQLVIFSDDVIKNILN
- a CDS encoding terminase small subunit; amino-acid sequence: MKLNARQKSFCEFYVASGNATESAIKAGYKEKYARQNAPKLLQNTTLSKYIKELQEKTKTSRIMTAIERREFLTEVIKNGNEKVQDRLKALDILNKMDGEYIEKMQLSGQVNTNPLSGLTTEELRTLAGGKNG
- the terL gene encoding phage terminase large subunit; this translates as MDKMEMIRLEAVKELSRRNLLDFLIFDGNGRYKNARHIQFLTDKAQQFVEDVKDGKSPRLFVSMPPRHSKSETMTKKYPAWVIGNNPDFEIIIASYSMDLARDFGKIARDTYREHSKSGTGIFNSIIDRDKSAGDNWGILEHRGAVVSTGVGGSATGKGAHIAIIDDPFKNREDANSRLQRDKVWAWYQSTIRTRLAPGGGIIIIQTRWHEDDLVGRIVKEMENGTGETFESIVLPAIAEENDILGRKVGEPLWEERYGIDELENIKKAIGSREFSALYQQKPQVEDGGLFKRQYFKYFDVKNDFIIADNKNVNIKDCFYFQTIDTAMSTHKNNDFTAIATFICDREWNLYLVDLMLERLEVPDQWNVIKQYRHKYNLRFQSIESKSSGIGIMQQAKREGMPLKELKADTDKMTRALNISVMFENGKVFFNKKLEKLLELEEQLLKFPNAVHDDAVDVCSYAGIVINDLIQNSKRYIRKFISV
- a CDS encoding phage portal protein family protein, with amino-acid sequence MSIRENVVSALVKEIISLGSISSGEQNIDDKLLEQMLKDMDIAQALQLMTQTVTSKEWKIETDVPEYVEVAENIQRRLNNLNISKLLENILRAEIYKKSIFEIIYDKDSSGNTIIKDLILLPNKYIKYDKDSGWVVKTRDSEIAIASEPSRFLVCVNEERLDNLQGSTDLLPLVPVFTAKERLESKLNAIIEKYGDIITVFAYEPSAETDPPEVVKARQKDVEAQAKDLKAAKGKDVLAVPSAGEKSLDDFIKFIKLDDLKPEIYQELLNEKAKSVQRYLLGSTLVVGVDGNSGNRALGEVHKEQQNYKIESKVKKIRDWIQKLIEIDARLYGYDSGNFYFKFVEEINETETLELEDKRTKTISEKVNYIVKISESGYAFTKTKIAEILGVKEADLIEVEKESGNLEFSKPKKKLNINKINKKRELIEKNQARFDKFIDNNFKKWQKNVLKAIREKIEKANDISDLYDLEFDYDNTLEDMLLISMLQGFDNAVMIDNKIVEFSNTRTTTRNAALDNFLKKHPALYNDIENEMEYARQKYFWIKKVTDVNVTEKIFKQMSNTLENGGTFKEWKKDVDNILSQSGLTLNEGYLKTVFRTNMNHAYNVGIYMKMDKYKERYPYYQYCGTLDGREQEHTRELNGKIFKIGTPEADKYFPPNGFNCRCYTVSLTADEVNPDEVVGNGDIDQDVGSFAGNIGNDEYIATLEKNYKQKVDTFADKYDIPDFVLTKPLKKDGNSSIIDTIKTVKEANNYAEKVLGVKADYTGIDVRCANEWNRGLAAMKNKYPEVAEQIKFVGSMQKRNELLKAELKNYAKNNKLAKGTKELLDYVLGKLNIKSNRTAESFHVTRLGNNPDENEIIKIVNKYAGISLNSNYYNNYDNVIAERKRQVTNGWKPVGCDTMKSIFDHEFGHQIDKLLGISKSKDVKEYFETNKTVISKNLSKYATVKVEEFIAEAWSEYKNNPKPREISRKVGRFIERSWKEWQKKNL
- a CDS encoding phage virion morphogenesis protein, which translates into the protein MRISITTNLDSVSTSFKGKLRSINKEEMLDEVAFYMENEMRKRFDTGTDYQGNAWAPLKLRKGKPLSDTGMLKGSLGVAEIKGNTVSVFTNAKYAKIQDNGGVITPKSAKVLHFKVGGTDYFAKSVTIPKRQFSGVSDKNREDLVKILNDYFVNKKLFL